In one window of Gudongella oleilytica DNA:
- a CDS encoding sensor histidine kinase has protein sequence MQNRIYAYLAVIVSIAMTITTMAMAFVVYDLARGPGSIENLSFFEVLMSMLPAAVGVLVLLLVTLYLLSHRLADRLMAPIKRIASSVESILSGNPVTEVSIYPEIRPFVDTIDRQKKQIDLALHEMREAEKVRREFTANVSHELKTPLTSIIGYSEMLQNGVSNADDSKKFAGVIHKEGSRLLELIDSVISLSRLEDSNAIKTFESLELYGIVQDLVEKLRFSAKEKSVELSVVGSPIQVRGDRRMVQDLIFNLVDNAIKYNRFGGSVTVSISEEGTYGVMRVTDTGIGIPKDDVERVFERFYRVDKSRSKKVEGTGLGLAIVKHIVEFHGGSVLLDSEVNKGTTITVKLPK, from the coding sequence ATGCAAAACAGGATATATGCATACCTTGCGGTAATAGTTAGCATTGCGATGACCATCACCACTATGGCTATGGCCTTTGTAGTATACGATTTAGCCAGAGGGCCTGGGAGTATAGAAAATCTAAGTTTCTTTGAAGTGCTGATGTCTATGTTGCCTGCTGCAGTCGGTGTTTTGGTTCTGCTTTTGGTAACGCTGTACTTATTGTCTCACAGGCTTGCAGACAGGCTTATGGCTCCCATAAAAAGAATAGCCTCGAGTGTGGAAAGTATATTGTCCGGAAACCCTGTGACTGAGGTATCTATTTATCCTGAGATCAGGCCTTTTGTTGACACTATCGACAGACAAAAGAAGCAGATAGATCTGGCTCTTCATGAGATGAGGGAAGCAGAGAAGGTGAGAAGAGAATTCACTGCCAATGTATCCCATGAGCTCAAAACGCCGCTTACATCTATCATTGGCTATTCAGAAATGTTGCAAAACGGGGTTTCTAATGCAGATGACTCCAAAAAATTTGCAGGGGTCATCCACAAGGAGGGCTCTAGACTTTTAGAGCTTATAGATTCGGTCATAAGTCTCTCAAGGCTTGAGGACTCAAATGCCATTAAGACATTTGAAAGTCTGGAGTTGTATGGTATAGTCCAGGATCTCGTCGAGAAGCTGCGCTTTTCTGCCAAGGAAAAATCTGTGGAGCTATCCGTTGTAGGCTCGCCCATCCAGGTTCGTGGAGACAGGAGAATGGTACAGGATCTTATTTTCAACCTTGTAGACAATGCCATCAAGTACAACCGATTTGGAGGAAGTGTTACAGTAAGCATTTCAGAGGAGGGTACCTATGGAGTGATGAGGGTTACCGATACAGGAATCGGCATTCCAAAGGATGATGTCGAGAGAGTCTTTGAAAGATTCTATAGAGTTGATAAAAGTCGTTCAAAGAAAGTCGAGGGTACTGGCCTTGGTCTTGCGATAGTAAAGCATATAGTAGAGTTCCACGGAGGCAGCGTTCTTCTCGATAGTGAAGTAAACAAGGGGACTACCATAACTGTAAAGCTCCCTAAATAA
- a CDS encoding winged helix-turn-helix domain-containing protein: MKLIYCIEDDESIRELVLYALRNEGYNAVGFESGEGLFTSPIPDLVLLDIMLPGADGYSILKQLRNDTRTQGVPVIMLTSKTSEFDKVRALDMGADDYIAKPFGVMELLSRIRAVLRRAQPRIEADAISIGGVSLDYEKHLVTTNGKEIILTPKEFDLLHYLMKNQGLVLTREKIMNVVWGFDFEGESRTVDVHIRTLRMKLGDAGESVQTVRGVGYKFGG; this comes from the coding sequence ATGAAGCTGATATACTGTATTGAGGATGATGAAAGCATAAGAGAGCTGGTTTTATATGCTCTGAGAAATGAGGGTTATAATGCCGTTGGCTTCGAATCCGGTGAAGGGCTTTTTACATCTCCTATCCCTGATCTTGTGCTGCTTGACATCATGCTTCCAGGTGCTGACGGCTACAGTATATTGAAACAGCTTCGTAATGATACCCGAACTCAGGGTGTCCCAGTAATAATGCTGACCTCTAAGACCAGTGAATTTGATAAGGTAAGAGCCCTTGATATGGGTGCTGATGACTATATTGCAAAGCCCTTTGGGGTAATGGAGCTGTTGTCAAGAATAAGGGCAGTCCTTAGAAGAGCTCAACCACGCATTGAAGCTGATGCCATATCTATCGGCGGTGTGAGTCTTGACTACGAGAAGCATTTAGTTACTACAAACGGGAAGGAAATAATTTTAACTCCCAAGGAATTTGATCTGTTGCACTATTTGATGAAGAATCAGGGACTTGTTCTTACCAGAGAAAAGATCATGAATGTGGTTTGGGGCTTTGATTTCGAGGGGGAATCCAGAACAGTAGATGTCCATATAAGGACTCTGAGGATGAAGCTTGGGGATGCGGGTGAATCTGTCCAGACCGTGCGAGGCGTAGGCTACAAGTTTGGAGGTTAA
- the phoU gene encoding phosphate signaling complex protein PhoU codes for MRSKFDQDLEKLNFELTEMGNLIESSIEATVTALKTQDVELAGRVIAGDKEVNDMERAIEDLCLKLILRQQPVARDLRLISSALKMITDMERIGDQSADISEITIRLADQTYLKELVHIPQMADATIKMVRDSIDAFVRRDIELAKKVIYYDDIVDDLFSVIKDELIGSIKAGTGSSEQAIDLMMIAKYFERIGDHAQNIAEWVYFAIAGDHFTRS; via the coding sequence ATGAGGAGTAAATTTGATCAGGATCTTGAAAAGCTTAATTTTGAACTGACTGAGATGGGAAATCTCATAGAAAGCTCCATTGAAGCTACTGTAACTGCTCTAAAGACACAGGATGTGGAACTGGCGGGGAGGGTCATCGCGGGAGACAAGGAAGTCAACGATATGGAAAGAGCCATCGAGGATCTTTGTCTGAAGCTGATACTTAGACAACAACCTGTTGCAAGAGACCTAAGGCTTATTTCATCAGCCTTAAAAATGATAACGGATATGGAAAGGATAGGCGACCAATCAGCGGACATATCAGAAATCACAATAAGACTTGCCGATCAAACGTATCTTAAAGAGCTTGTTCACATCCCGCAGATGGCAGATGCTACTATAAAGATGGTTAGAGATAGCATTGATGCCTTTGTTAGGAGAGATATCGAGCTTGCAAAAAAAGTTATCTATTACGATGATATCGTCGACGACCTGTTTAGTGTAATAAAGGATGAGCTGATCGGCTCTATCAAAGCAGGTACCGGTTCCAGCGAACAAGCTATTGACCTGATGATGATCGCTAAATATTTTGAAAGAATTGGCGACCATGCGCAAAACATTGCGGAATGGGTATACTTTGCCATAGCAGGTGACCATTTCACAAGGAGTTGA